CGTCATAGTTTTTCAGCCAGAAATACGCGAAATTCTGGATCGAGCTTCCCCGATTCGTTATCTGCGCGGCCGGCAAAACTACGATATACAGCCCGATCTTGTCGACGAATTGGTCACGGCAGTGGCGGAGCTGATTCGACTCAGGCTGGGAGCGCTCATTGTTTTTCAGCGTGGGAACCGCCTGGGAGATGTGATCATTCACGGCAAGCTCATCGATGGTGTAGTTTCAGCCGATGCGCTGGTCATGATCTTTCAGAAGACTTCACCTCTCCATGACGGAGCGGTTCTCATCAGCAACGGGAGGATCAAATCCGCGGGTTGTATTCTTCCCCTTTCAAAGGACCAGGACCTCGCGTCCACGTATGGAACTCGTCATCGAGCAGCAGTAGGACTGACTGAAAGGACGGATGCCTTCTGTGTCGTGGTATCGGAAGAGCGGGGAGAGGTCTCGGTCGTGGAAAACCGCGAGATCACGAACTTCAAGAAGAAAGGTGAATTCCGGAGCGCCCTGGAACGAGGATTCGCGCGTATATCCAATTCAGAACAGCCTGTCCGCCGTGGTGTTCTGACTCTCATACTCTCGAACTGGCGCATGAAGGTGCTGTCAGCGGGGGTGGCTTTTTTCCTGTGGTTCATCGTAGTCGGTCCTCAACGGTCCGAGGTGGGCATGTCAGTCCCGATCCAATATACGAATTTGCCGGCGGCCATGGAAATCACCGGCCAATGGATGGATCGAATCGATCTGAGGCTCCGCGGGTCCGAAGCGGGACTTGCAAACCTCAACCCGGGTTCGGTCAGGGCAATTGTCGATCTGAGCACGGTTGTACAGGGTTTGAACTGTTTTCGCTTGACCGAGAAGAGCATCCAGGTTCCTCCCGGAATAACCATCTCGCAAATACGACCTTCAGATTTGTATTTGAACATAGAGGCAGCATCAGCGAAAAAGATGACCGTTGTGCCTACGATTGTGGGAAAACTCGCTGAAAATACGAAAGTTGTGGTGACTCCCCCTGAGGTTATGGTAAAGGCTCTTCAGGGAAACTTGAGACGGGTCGCCTCCGTCACGACGGAACCGGTCAATGCAGTCGAATTGCATGCCAAAGGACGCATCCTGGTTCCGGTGATCGTCAAACCGGATGGTCTGAGAGTCGATTCCATAGATCCCATCCAGATAAACGTAAGTATTGAAGCCGAAAAATAAACGTCCAACTTCTCTCCTTGCGGCCTGACCAGTTATGAGTATTTTTGCAAGAATTTTAGACCTGTTGGGGATTGCTGACGGCTTGAGAGTGGATTTGGCCATGGATCTCGGAACGGCCAACACGCTCATCTACGTTAAAGGTAAGGGAATTATCGTTAACGAACCGTCTGTTGTAGCCCTTGAAGTAAACACGAAGAAGGTTGCGGCAATAGGAAGGACCGCTCGGCAGTTTCTCGGAAGAACACCAGCCCATCTACGAGCTGAGAGACCTTTGAAAGATGGAGTCATTGCAGATTTCGATGCAGCAATGGCTATGATCCGGGGGTTTCTGGAAAAAGCGTTCACCCCGAGGCTTTGGATTAACCCGAGAGTCGTTATCGGCGTACCCTCAGGGATCACCCAGGTAGAGAAAAGGGCAGTAAGAGATTCGGCTTACCAGGCTGGGGCAAAGCAGATCTTTCTGTTGGAAGAACCCATGGCCACGGCTTTAGGAGCCGGATTGGATGTGGACATGCCAGTGGGCAACATGGTTGTGGATATCGGAGGTGGAACCACTGAAGTGGCAATAATCTCCCTTTCTGCCACCACGTATTGTGAGTCTATCAGGGTCGCAGGCGATGAAATGGATGATGCCATTCTGCGCTATCTTCAGCGAACCATGCGGGTCGAGATCACTCCCGAACTTGCAGAAGAGATAAAGATTCGCGTTGGGTCTGCATGGCGTCATGGAAACGAGAAGAAGATGTCCATCACGGGAAAGGAAGTCGGCAAAGGCGGCCCTCGGACGGTTGAGGTGACCTCGTCACATGTTGCCGAAGCCCTGGAAGAACCGGTGGACATTATTCTCGAGACGATTCGCAGAGCTTTGGAAAACGCTCCACCCGCTCTCCTGGCGGATGTAAAAGAAAGAGGGCTGATATTGTCCGGAGGAGGAGCACTCCTTTCCGGATTGGATTCTCTCATTCACAAAATGACGGGAATTCGGGCCTATACTGCTGACGATCCACTCACTACCGTAGTTCGGGGCTGCGGCATGGCTATCGAGAATCTTCCCCGATGGGAACGTATCTTTCTGAGTTGAAAAAGAGGGGTCATTTCGCTCATGGACGAACGAGACAAGGAACTGCTTAACCTTATACAAGCGGAATTTCCCGTTGAACCGCATCCGTACCGAGTGCTCGGCGAAAAACTGGAAATGACCGAGGAAGAAGTCCTGAACCGCATAGCATCCTTGAGAAACGAAGGGATAATCCGGCGGATGGGAGCATCGATCAATTCCCGCAGAGTAGGGTACGTAAGCACGTTGCTGGCGGCGAAGGTGCCTCAGGATAAATTCGATTTCTTTGTGCAAACCGTAAATGCCTGCCCCGGAGTGACTCACAATTACGAACGGAAACACAAATATAACGTCTGGTTTACTCTGATTTCTCCTTCCCTTGCAGAAAAGGAACGTACAATACAAGAACTCTCCGATTCCACCGGCGTACCCATTCTCGAATTGCCCGCCCGCAGAATCTTCAAAATTCGAGTTGATTTCAAGTTTTAGCCTCCAACCGAAAAAGCAGGACATGAAACTATTATTAAAACTAAACTCGAGCTATTGATTACAAGTAATTCTTACGATACCTCGCAGTGGGATATTTTGTGATTTATTATCATCACGTTACAAATTCACACGGTATTCTGCAGGAACAATAATCCCCTTTTGACACGCGTCATACAATTTGGTAAGATTTGCCGTTTCGTAAGGGATATACTTTGTGTACGTGGGGAAACCATGGAGAATCATAATAACGGCGATCCAAAAATAAAGAGAGAAGTTCAGGAGCTTCTGCTGCTATTTGAAATCAGTCATACCCTGGACCGCAGCCTGGATCTGAGGGATGTCGTCGGTCCGGTCTTGGAGCTTATAGCCAAACATATGGGAATGTTGCGAGGGACTCTCACCCTGCTCAATCGACAATCCGGAGAAATCTTTATAGAGGCCGCACACGGTCTTTCTGAAAGCCAGAAAATCCGGGGGCGATACAGGCCTGGAGAAGGGGTAATCGGTCAAGTAGTAAAGACCGGAACCCCCGCGGTCGTTCCTCATATTTCTGACGAGCCACTCTTTCTGGATAGAACCGGAGCCCGCAAGGGAATGAAAAAAGAAGATATTTCATTTCTCTGCGTGCCCATCAAAATAGAAAACGAAGTTGTAGGCACCTTGAGCGCAGACCGTCTCTTCGATGCAGAAGTGGCACTGGAAGAAGATGTCAGGCTGCTTTCCATCATCGCCTCCATGATAGCCCAGGCAGTGCGTTTGCGGCAGTCCGCGCAGGAGGAACGCCATCGATTACTGGAAGAAAACGAACGCTTGCAACATGAATTGAAAGAACGGTTTCGCCCGTCGAATATCGTCGGGAACTCAAAAGCCATGCGCATGGTGTACGACCTCATGGCTCAGGTCTCCAAAAGCGACACAACAGTCCTGATTCGAGGAGAAAGCGGTACAGGCAAAGAACTCGTTGCCCATGCAATACATTTTAACAGTCTGCGCTCCACCAAACCTTTCATAAAGGTAAACTGCGGCGCGCTGCCGGAAAGCGTTGTGGAAAGCGAGCTGTTCGGTCACGAAAAAGGAGCGTTCACGGGCGCCATTGCCACGAGAAAAGGCCGATTTGAACTTGCTCACAGTGGGACCATCTTTCTCGACGAAATCGGAGATCTTTCTCCCACTACACAAATTAAATTGTTGCGCGTTCTCCAGGAAAAGGAATTCGAACGCGTCGGCGGCTCCGCCACTATCAAGGTGGATGTTCGCGTGATCACCGCAACCAACCGGGACCTGGAACAGCTCATAGCTGAAGGCCAGTTCCGCCAGGATCTCTACTATCGGTTGAATGTGTTTCCCATTCATGTTCCCCCCCTTCGGGAACGCAAAACAGACATTCCACTGCTTGCCGACCACTTTGTCGAGAAATACAGCAAAGCCAATCATAAGACCATCAGACGCATTTCCACGCCGGCAATCGATATGCTCATGAGCTATCACTGGCCGGGAAACGTGCGTGAGCTGGAAAACTGCATGGAACGGGCAGTTCTGCTCAGCAGCGATCACGTAATTCACGGACATCACCTGCCCCCGACACTCCAGACCGCGGAAGCCAGTGATACAATCCACAGCGGCACTCTCGATGGAACTCTTGAGAATATCGAGCGCGATCTGATCCTGGACGCGCTGAAAGCAGCACGCGGTAATAAGGCGAAAGCTGCCCGTGCGCTCGGCATAACGGAACGGATCATGGGATTGCGAGTCCGGAAGCACGGGATAAATCCGCGACGTTTTCGTACCTCTGCGTAGCGGTCACCCAGTTTCCCTACCAAATAGTAGCTTCTTCACCCTGTGCGTCGGTCAGCCGTATTTGATCGGCGCACTTCCTATGTATTATTTCAAGCACTTAGCTCTTCCACGACAACTTTTCATTTTTGGCATCTCTATTGCTCTTTGCCTCCCAAGACAAAGCTGCCGCTTCGAATGCTCTGATTAAGTTCCCCGTGAGCGCTCACCACATTCAGATCGGATACGCGACGGCTTAAGCACGCAAAGAATATTTGGAGGTGACTTGACATGAATCCCGCAGACAACGCATGGGTTTTGGTGGCATCCGCTCTGGTGCTTCTTATGACACCAGGTCTGGCCATGTTTTACGGTGGATTGACCAGATCCAAGAACGTGCTGTCCACCATGATGCACAGTTTTTTCCTGATGGGACTGGCTTCGATAATCTGGCTCTTCTACGGCTTCAGCTTGGCCTTCGGAACTGATATTGGCGGAGGAATATTGGGAAGCCTGCAATATTTCGCTCTTGAAGGAATAGGCGCGGAAGTCTGGCCCGATCAGACCATTACAGGATCGACGTTCATGATATTCCAGTGCATGTTCGCGGTAATCACTCCGGCTCTTATTTCCGGTGCTTTTGCAGAACGTATGAAGTTCAGTGCCTTCGCTGTTTTCATGCTTCTCTGGATTACCGTCGTGTATTGTCCTGTTGCCCACTGGGTGTGGGGTCCTGACGGATGGCTTCTTAAATTGGGTGCGCTGGATTTCGCCGGAGGCACCGTTGTCCACATCAATGCTGGAGTCGCAGGTCTAGCCTGCTGCATCGTCCTTGGGAAACGTAAAGGCTACGGCACCGTCCCCATGATTCCGCACAATCTTACCCTCACATTACTGGGAGCGGGTCTTCTCTGGTTCGGTTGGTTCGGTTTTAATGCAGGAAGTGCCCTGAAGGCAGACGGAACGGCCGCCATGGCTTTTGTAGTCACTCACATGGCCACTGCTGCAGCAGCCCTTTCCTGGGTCTTTGCAGAATGGATACTCAAAGGAAAACCGACCACGCTGGGTGTGGCATCAGGTGCGGTGGCAGGGCTCGTAGCAATTACCCCCGCTGCCGGCTACGTGGGCCCGGTCTCTTCGGTAATCATTGGAGCTGTTGCAGGTGTGGTGTGTTACCTGGCTGTTTTGGCCAAGGGTCCTCTGGGATATGACGATTCTCTCGACGTGGTTGGCGTACATGCGGTCGGCGGGATCTGGGGAGCGTTGGCTACCGGGCTCTTCGCATCCAAAGCGATCAATGCTGCGGGCAATGACGGCCTTTTCTTCGGGAATGCCGGACAATTGGGAACCCAGTTGCTGGCTGTCGGCGTAACCATCATCTATTCATTCGTGGTGAGCTTGATCATTCTTTACATCATTAAAGCTGTGATAGGACTGCGAGTTACCGAAGAAGAAGAAGTATCCGGCGTAGATCTTTCCGCCCATGGTGAGGCAGGCTACACCCTCTAATCCAGGGCTGCTTGAGGGAAACGCTCAATATATTCCGGTGACCCGATCGCGGGCCGGAGAGGGAAAAAGGGGACCAGAATGAAAAAAGTGGAAGTCATAATCAAACCGTTCAAACTGGATGACGTGAAAGAGGCTCTCAGCGCTATAGGCGTTCAGGGTATGACCGTGACCGAAGTCAAAGGGTTCGGACGTCAAAAAGGCCACAAGGAGATCTACCGAGGAGCCGAATATCTGGTGGATTTCCTCCCCAAAATCAAAATGGAAATGGTGGTTGCCACTGAAATGGTGGACCAGGTAATCGAAAAAGTAATTGCGGCTGCCCGCACCGGGACCATAGGAGACGGCAAGATCTTTGTAATGCCCGTGGAAACGGTTGTGCGAATCCGAACTGGCGAAAGAGATGCAGACGCAGTGTAACCATTTTGTTCAAGATGCAATGCAATCCGGGGGGCGTGTTTCTCAAGAGCACGCCCTGGAGCACGAATGAGACAGCGAGAGTGGCCGTACGAAAGTGTAACTTGGAACTCCCAAAACTTACATTTATGTAACTTTCTTGTACAGTCCCGAGTCAACATTCAGGGGTACTCATTTTAGATTCCCCCTTATTCCAGGTCATTACAAATACGATTGCACCAATTGGCCTGCTGGCATAATGCTTGCTTGGAGTCCCCGGAGACGTGAGGTCCATTTGAGACCTCTTGGTCTGGGGTGAAAGAAGTTTTCGGGGACAAGCCGGCACCCGTAACGTTCCCAAGCCCTGCACGAACTTGGAGGGAATGGAAAAACAAGATGGATGGTGCAAACACTGCTTTCGTTATGGCCTGTTCGGCGCTTGTCCTGGTGATGACTCCGGGTTTGGCGATCTTTTACGGAGGACTCACCAACTCGAAAAACGTTCTGTCAACGATGATGCACAGTTTTTTTCTCATGGGTTTGGCCTCGGTGGCATGGGTCGTGTATGTGTACAGTTTGTCCTTCGGACCGGATGTAGGCGGTGTGATCGGTAATCTCAGCCACTTCATGGGTGCGGGCGTGACCGCCGCCGTTAAGGAGGGCCTTACCATTCCTCATACCGTGTTCATGACGTTCCAGGGTATGTTCGCAATCATCACGCCCGCGCTGATTTCCGGTGCATTTGCCGAGCGCATGAAATTCAGTTCGTTTGTAGTATTCAGCTTGCTCTGGCTCACCTTTGTGTATGCTCCCATTTGTCACTGGGTGTGGGGCGAAGGATGGCTTCAGAAACTCGGAGTTCTGGATTTTGCCGGAGGGCTCGTGGTTCACTTGAACTGCGGTGTTGCCGCCTTGGTTGCGGCGATTGTGGTCGGCAAACGGAAGGGCTACGGCAGTCGAGCTTTCATTCCCCACAACTTGACTCTGACTCTGCTTGGAGTGGGATTGCTGTGGTTCGGATGGTTCGGATTCAATGCAGGAAGTCGTCTCGCAGCAGATGGAGTAGCGGGCAACGCGTTCTTGACCACGCATCTGGCTGCTGCAGCGGGGGCACTCTCGTGGGCATTCGCTGAATGGATTCTCAAGAATAAACCGACAACCCTGGGCGTCGCTTCAGGTGCGGTTGCAGGATTAGGTTCGATTACTCCGGCATCCGGCTTTGTCGGCATGGGATCCGCGTTGATTATCGGTCTTGTGGCTGGAGTGATCTGTTACATGGCCGTGCTTTCCAAAGAACGGCTGGGATATGACGATTCCCTGGACGTGGTGGGAATCCACGGTGTCGGAGGAGTTTGGGGAACGCTGGCCACAGGACTCTTTGCATCCAAGCTCATTAACGAATCCGGAAGTGACGGCCTGTTTTTCGGGAATCCGGGACTTTTCGTCACTCAATTCATCGGAGTAGCTGTTACGATCGCATATTCGTTCATAGTAACCCTCATTCTCCTGTATGTGGTAAAAGCTATCTTGGGGCTCCGCGTGACTCAAGAAGAAGAAGATGCCGGAGTGGATACGTCGGCACACGGAGAAGTCGGGTACAATTTCTAGCTTCTTCCGGCATTCGGCTTTCTCGATTTGCATGAGAAATTGGCTCGAACAATCCTGAAGCGTATTCGGAATCAGAAAGGGGGAATACATGAAGAAGATCGAAGTAATTATAAAACCGTTCAAGTTGGATGACGTAAAAGAAGCGCTGAGTTCTATCGGCGTGCAAGGCATGACGATAAGCGAAGTAAAAGGATTCGGGCGCCAGAAAGGCCATAAGGAGATCTACCGGGGAGCTGAATATCTGGTGGACTTTCTCCCGAAGATCAAAATGGAAATGGTCGTAAAATCCGAGATGGTCGATCAGGTGATCGAGAAAGTCATTGCCGCAGCTCGAACCGGTAGTATTGGAGATGGCAAGATTTTCGTAATACCCGTGGAAACCGTCGTTCGTATCCGAACCGGCGAACGGGATGAGGATGCACTGTAAGTATCGCAAGTTTTACCTTAATCGTTTAACTAATCCTGCTCCAGGAAAGGATAGGATCAAAGAGGCAAGTCTTCTCCCGGAGCATAGACCGATCCCGGTCTGACCCATTCTGTTCTCGGGCCGTGCGGGATTCACGTTCAGACTTCCTGGAATGCCAAGATTAGAAAGTCGATCAGACGGATAATCTTGAACCCGTCCTTTCCACATAAAGGACATACAACTTTACGTAACCATAAGGAGAGTGGCATGGAGCCCAAAGAGGTACTCGAGTTTGCAAAAGAAAACGGCGCGGTCATGGTTGACCTCAAGTTCATGGATTTCCCGGGAATGTGGCAGCATTTCAGTGTTCCGCTTCATGAACTGGAAGAAGACTCATTTGAGTCGGGTTTCGGCTTTGACGGTTCCTCGATTCGTGGTTGGCAGCCGATTCACGCTTCAGACATGTTAGTAATTCCGGATCCTGCGACTGCAATCATGGACCCGTTCATGGAGCACCCTACCCTGTCGCTGATCTGCAATATCGTCGATCCGGTCACCATGGAACGATATTCAAGAGATCCCAGGAACATAGCCCAGAAAGCCGAAGCTTATCTGAAATACACCAAAATCGGAGACACCGCATTTTTCGGGCCTGAAGCAGAGTTCTTCATTTTCGACGATGTGAGATATAGCTATTCGTCCAATACCAGTTTTCATTTCGTCGATTCCATCGAAGGTATCTGGAACACCGGTAGGGATGAGGGACCAAACCTCGGATACAAGCCTCGCCACAAGGAAGGCTATTTTCCTGTATCTCCTTCCGATTCCCTTCAGGACATCAGGACCGAGATGGTGTTAACCCTGGAAAAATTGGGAATCATTATCGAAGCACAGCATCACGAAGTCGCTACCGCAGGCCAGAGCGAAATCGACATGAAGTTCGCTCCGCTCGTAAAGATGGGCGACCAGCTCATGTGGTTCAAATACGTGCTGAAAAACGTTGCCAAACAGCACTGCAAAACCGTTACCTTCATGCCGAAACCGCTTTTTGAAGACAACGGTTCGGGAATGCATACGCACTTGAGCATTTGGAAAGACGGCAGTCCTCTCTTCGCAGGTGACAAGTACGCGGGACTTTCCCAAATGGCACTGTGGGCGATCGGCGGAATCCTGAAACACGCGCCTGCATTGTGCGGGATCTGCAATCCCACCACGAACTCATACAAGCGCCTCGTGCCCGGCTTCGAAGCACCCGTGAACCTGGCCTACTCTTCCAGGAACAGATCGGCATGCTGCCGTATTCCTATGTACAGTGCGTCTCCCAAAGCCAAAAGAATCGAGTACCGCACTCCGGATCCTTCATGCAACGGCTATCTTGCATTCAGCGCCCTCCTGATGGCAGCTCTGGATGGAATCGAAAACAAACTGGATCCGGGCCAGCCCCTGGATAAGGACATTTACGCCATGTCTCCCGAAGAATTGAAGGATGTTCCTTCTACTCCGGGCAGCCTGGAAGAAGCATTGAAAGCGCTTGAGGCAGATCACGAGTTCCTGCTCAAAGGCGACGTGTTCACTCAGGATGCAATAGACAAATGGCTTGAATACAAAATCGAATCCGAAGTGAACCCGGTGAGAACCAGACCTCATCCGTACGAGTTTGCTCTGTATTTCGATATTTAATACCATTTCGCAATTATGCATATAAGCTGGCTAAGGCTGAGGTGTTCCGAGCGGAGTGATTAGACGGCTTTGCGTCGTCCGGAGCGAAGGATATCTTCAGCCTGCCGGATTATGAGAAGAAAAGCGAATCGGTATAACAATCCCTGTCCGCCTGTAGAATCAGCATACGGCGGATTCGCAGTGAAAGACGCAAAAGCCGGGGAAACCCTTCTTTTTAGGAAGCGTTTCCCCGACCTTTTCTTTGCCTTCTCTCTCGCGGTGCGAGCCGGTTTTTCTGCAACCGATCAAGTATGATAGAATCTTTTTGTGATACGGATAAGATGAATCTCGTACTTTCTTTGCGGTCAAGAAAATAGAGAGGCGCTCATGAACACCGTGAGAATTGCTCAGGCACAGATTAATCCCACCCTCGGAGACTTGAACGGAAACGTGGACAAGATTGCGCGATGGATTGACAAAGCGCGTGAGGGAGGGGCTGACATCGTTACGTTTCCGGAGCTCGTTCTCTGTGGGTATCTCCCGGAAGATCTTCTTATCAGAGCGGGTTTTATCAAAGACAACTGGTCGGCGCTTCAGGATTTGATCCCTCGATGCCTGGGAATCTGCGCAATCGTAGGTTTTCCGCACCTCGAAGATAACAAAGTCTTCAATGCAGCCGCGGTTATATGTGACGGCAAATTGATGGGGATTTACAACAAGATCGAACTGCCGAATTATGGCGTTTTTGACGAAAAGCGGTATTTCCATCAGGGCTCAGGCTGCTTGATATTTTCTATGAACCAGATCCGCTTTTCCGTAACCATTTGCGAAGATTTGTGGATTCCCGATTCGATCACGGAATCCTGTGCCCGAAACAACAAGGCTCACGCAGTTCTTAGTATTTCCGCATCTCCCTTTCATGCAGGAAAACTGACTCTCAGACGATTCATCGTGGAGAGGTTCGCCAAAGCTACAAATACGACGGTTTTTTTCAACAATCTTCTTGGGGGGCAAGACGAGTTGGTCTTCGACGGCGGAGCAATGGTTGTCGGGCCGAAGGGTGAAGTCCTGGCTTCTTCACAAAGGTTCAAGGAAGACATGCTTGTGACGGACTTTCATGCAAGCGACGTTTCTCCGGAGCTGCCTTCATGGAATCTTAAGCTTCCCTTCATGGAACTTGAATCGGCCGTTCGAACTAACCGAATTCCCCTGGAGAATACTGTCGCCCCTCAATTTACCCGGGTGGAGGAGATCTATCAGGCCCTTATTCTCGGGACACGAGACTATGTCCGAAAGAATGGTTTCCAGAGGGTGGTAATCGGTTTGAGCGGCGGGATCGATTCCGCTCTGACCGCAGCCATAGCAGTGGACGCGCTGGGTCGAGACCGGGTTGTCGGCGTAACCATGCCTTCGCAGTATACTTCCGGTGAGACGTTTTCGGATGCCGCTGCGCTGGCTCGAAATCTCGAAATCGAGCTTATCACCGTTCCTGTTCGGGATATATTCGAATCGTATGTACATGCTCTTGCCGAGCCTTTCTGCGAAGGCCAACCCGGCGTGGAGTTTGAGAATATCCAGGCCCGGATCAGAGGGAATATCCTCATGGCTCTGTCCAATCGATTCGGTTGGCTCGTGCTTACCACAGGGAACAAAAGCGAGATTGCCGTTGGTTATTCCACGTTGTACGGAGATATGGCAGGAGGCTTTGCAGTCATCAAGGACGTTCCCAAAACCGTTGTGTACGATTTGGCCGAGTACATCAATGCGCAGGCAGGGTGCTCTCTCATCCCTCAGTCCATCATCGACCGCGCCCCGTCAGCGGAACTTCGACCGGATCAGAAGGATGAAGATTCCTTACCGCCATATTCAGTGTTGGACCCGATCCTCCAGGAATATATCGAACAGGATAAAGACCCTGAAGAGATAAATGACTACGATCCCGAAATTGTGTGGGAAATAGTCCGCATGGTGGACTGCAACGAGTACAAGCGCAGGCAGGCTCCACCGGGAGTCAAAATCACTCCCAAGGCATTTGGAAAAGACAGACGTCTTCCGATCACAAATCGGTATTTATCTTATAAGAGAAGCAGAGTGAGGAAGAAACCATGAAATATATGGTCATACAGCATATAGAATCCGAAGGCCCCGGTTCCCTGGGCGCATATCTCCAGGCACAGGGAGATACGCTTGATACTATACACGTATACAACGGCGATATTCTGCCTGCCGATGCGACCGGGTACAAGGCAGTGATTTCTCTGGGCGGTCCGATGAATGTCTACGAGGAGGAGAAATATCCGTTCCTTAAAGCGGAGACTGATTTCTTGCGAAATATCGTAGACGCGGGAACACCTGTCCTTGGAATTTGTCTTGGAGCCCAGATGATTGCCAAAGCGCAGGGAGCCGAAGTGTGCAAGTCTCCGAAAAAAGAGGTCGGTTGGTGCACTATCCGACTCACGGATCAGGGATTGAAGGATGCGTTTTTTCAGGGGCTTCCTTCAGTTCTTGAAGTTTTTCAGTGGCACGAGGACATGTTTCATATTCCCGAGAACGGGTTGCTCCTGGCACAATCTTCGGATTGCCCGCACCAGGCTTTTCGGTACAAGAACGCGTACGGATTGCAGTTTCACGTTGAAATCACAAGAGAAATGCTTTCGGACTGGTTTTCGGATTCACCAGAGCTGCAAACCATACTGACTCGTTTCGACCAGGTGAAATCGGAATTCTCGAAATGTGCAGAAAGCATATTTGATAATTTTGTTAGGAATGTGCGATAATGAGCTGACCTTTGTTGGGGAATGCTTGTGAAATATTCCGATATGACTTGCGAATTCTGCGATTACTTCGAACCCTGGGAATCCGAAGGCTCGTACCTTATCAGTAGCGGACAAGAACACGATTACAAGTCACGATGGACTCTTGAGTTGAACGGGTCCTGCAGACGTTTTCCTCCCGAAATCAGGCCGAGTTCGGATTCCTTCGAATTTCCGGGATACCCGATGTTCCCGGTTGTAAGCAAGAATTATTGGTGCGGCGAAGGCCGCTGGACTGACCCCGCAAATGGCGAACGCTACTACTGGGGCGACTGGGACGAATGATATCGAATGCGCTTTTTCATTCAGAGAGAGAAATCGGGGAGGAACTTCTTGTAAGAAGTTCCTCCCCGATTTCTCTCTCTGAATGAAATTCGCATCAGGCGTATTTTTCCAGCCAGCATATGAGGGCGACGATGGTCCATATTTGTCTGTTGTTGTCTTTCTTTCCTGTCAGGTGCTCGTGAAGAATTCTTCGGCATTCTTTTCTATCGAGCATCCCGCACTGTGCCAGCCTTTTCTCGGAAAACAGGTCTTCCAGAAATCCTCTTAGTTCCTTCTGAATCCAGAAAGGCAGCGGTGGCGTGAAGCCTTTCTTCTTCCCTTTTCGTATTTCCGGTGGCAGGAGTTTCCGCACCGCTCTCCGGAGAAGTCTTTTGGTCTGGAGCCCACGCGATTTGACATGCGGAGGCATGAGCGCGACCCGTTCCACTATTTCATGATCCAGCAGTGGAACCCTCGCTTCCAAGGAATTAGCCATAGTCATACGGTCGACTTTTGCGAGATTGTCATC
The sequence above is a segment of the Desulfomonile tiedjei DSM 6799 genome. Coding sequences within it:
- a CDS encoding P-II family nitrogen regulator translates to MKKVEVIIKPFKLDDVKEALSAIGVQGMTVTEVKGFGRQKGHKEIYRGAEYLVDFLPKIKMEMVVATEMVDQVIEKVIAAARTGTIGDGKIFVMPVETVVRIRTGERDADAV
- the nifA gene encoding nif-specific transcriptional activator NifA; translated protein: MENHNNGDPKIKREVQELLLLFEISHTLDRSLDLRDVVGPVLELIAKHMGMLRGTLTLLNRQSGEIFIEAAHGLSESQKIRGRYRPGEGVIGQVVKTGTPAVVPHISDEPLFLDRTGARKGMKKEDISFLCVPIKIENEVVGTLSADRLFDAEVALEEDVRLLSIIASMIAQAVRLRQSAQEERHRLLEENERLQHELKERFRPSNIVGNSKAMRMVYDLMAQVSKSDTTVLIRGESGTGKELVAHAIHFNSLRSTKPFIKVNCGALPESVVESELFGHEKGAFTGAIATRKGRFELAHSGTIFLDEIGDLSPTTQIKLLRVLQEKEFERVGGSATIKVDVRVITATNRDLEQLIAEGQFRQDLYYRLNVFPIHVPPLRERKTDIPLLADHFVEKYSKANHKTIRRISTPAIDMLMSYHWPGNVRELENCMERAVLLSSDHVIHGHHLPPTLQTAEASDTIHSGTLDGTLENIERDLILDALKAARGNKAKAARALGITERIMGLRVRKHGINPRRFRTSA
- a CDS encoding rod shape-determining protein; the protein is MSIFARILDLLGIADGLRVDLAMDLGTANTLIYVKGKGIIVNEPSVVALEVNTKKVAAIGRTARQFLGRTPAHLRAERPLKDGVIADFDAAMAMIRGFLEKAFTPRLWINPRVVIGVPSGITQVEKRAVRDSAYQAGAKQIFLLEEPMATALGAGLDVDMPVGNMVVDIGGGTTEVAIISLSATTYCESIRVAGDEMDDAILRYLQRTMRVEITPELAEEIKIRVGSAWRHGNEKKMSITGKEVGKGGPRTVEVTSSHVAEALEEPVDIILETIRRALENAPPALLADVKERGLILSGGGALLSGLDSLIHKMTGIRAYTADDPLTTVVRGCGMAIENLPRWERIFLS
- a CDS encoding ammonium transporter, whose product is MNPADNAWVLVASALVLLMTPGLAMFYGGLTRSKNVLSTMMHSFFLMGLASIIWLFYGFSLAFGTDIGGGILGSLQYFALEGIGAEVWPDQTITGSTFMIFQCMFAVITPALISGAFAERMKFSAFAVFMLLWITVVYCPVAHWVWGPDGWLLKLGALDFAGGTVVHINAGVAGLACCIVLGKRKGYGTVPMIPHNLTLTLLGAGLLWFGWFGFNAGSALKADGTAAMAFVVTHMATAAAALSWVFAEWILKGKPTTLGVASGAVAGLVAITPAAGYVGPVSSVIIGAVAGVVCYLAVLAKGPLGYDDSLDVVGVHAVGGIWGALATGLFASKAINAAGNDGLFFGNAGQLGTQLLAVGVTIIYSFVVSLIILYIIKAVIGLRVTEEEEVSGVDLSAHGEAGYTL
- the ahbA gene encoding siroheme decarboxylase subunit alpha, which encodes MDERDKELLNLIQAEFPVEPHPYRVLGEKLEMTEEEVLNRIASLRNEGIIRRMGASINSRRVGYVSTLLAAKVPQDKFDFFVQTVNACPGVTHNYERKHKYNVWFTLISPSLAEKERTIQELSDSTGVPILELPARRIFKIRVDFKF
- a CDS encoding diadenylate cyclase, translated to MQTLKDLLYTLNAVNFIDIGIMATLVYFIASRLQGTRAFEILGTLFGLGLFYLVASWFRLILTSVIFQYLWAAIIIVLVIVFQPEIREILDRASPIRYLRGRQNYDIQPDLVDELVTAVAELIRLRLGALIVFQRGNRLGDVIIHGKLIDGVVSADALVMIFQKTSPLHDGAVLISNGRIKSAGCILPLSKDQDLASTYGTRHRAAVGLTERTDAFCVVVSEERGEVSVVENREITNFKKKGEFRSALERGFARISNSEQPVRRGVLTLILSNWRMKVLSAGVAFFLWFIVVGPQRSEVGMSVPIQYTNLPAAMEITGQWMDRIDLRLRGSEAGLANLNPGSVRAIVDLSTVVQGLNCFRLTEKSIQVPPGITISQIRPSDLYLNIEAASAKKMTVVPTIVGKLAENTKVVVTPPEVMVKALQGNLRRVASVTTEPVNAVELHAKGRILVPVIVKPDGLRVDSIDPIQINVSIEAEK